The following is a genomic window from Phaseolus vulgaris cultivar G19833 chromosome 6, P. vulgaris v2.0, whole genome shotgun sequence.
CTATAGCTAATCTATTATTCTCTTCCACCACCACTCTCTAATCATTTACTAGCGTACATCACTTTGCTTTACGTGTCCTCTTTGAATCAACACTCACATTcccttttttctcttttcttctcttcttcaccTTTAATTCTTTCTttaccttcttcttcttctttcctttACTTTATAGTTTTTATATGCTCACCGCTTCTCCACTGCTCTCTACCTTCCAATCACTGCACCTCCGAATGTTGGCGTCCAGAAATCAACACTGCTCTCGTTAGCCACCGGGAACGTGCTTGAAATCGGCACCAAACACAGCCCTCGGCTTCTCAGATCTTCTTTTCGCCCTTCTGACTCCTTCAGATTATCACAATCCTTCAAACACAACAATAtacaaatatttcaaaatccACAACAAATCTTTACATATTGAGTGCATGGACCATTACGCAGTGTACATAACATAAGATCTTGAATATAACTTAAACGGTTGAGAATTTTGATACATTCATGATCTTAATCTATTTCTATGTAACATATTCAcaaatttaatttgtataagAGAATTGCTAATATTTGTTTATAGGTATTGTATTAGTGCCAATAGTAGTGTTGAACCATCTAATAATGCATTAGATAAACCAGAATAGAATTAGCAAACGCTTCATGTTTCAACACATCATTCACTATGGTGATTTTGACTGCAGTGAATCTATATGTGCCGAGTGCATGTGTGTGCCGCTAGAAACAtgagataaaataaaagtattatcGTGTACCTGCTGGTGTTGAATGGGAGCTCCATTTTTAATATATGGAGTGCTTAACACCTGaaattaagaatgaaaattatatttaaacacTTATAAAAAGCCTTGTGGCTTAACTTTCTTTCTGAAGAACttgtatattatatatgtatgacccaagaaaatatatgtttatatatatatatatgtgtataatTAGGGTTTTCTTTAAAACAAAGTAAGAACAGTGGAAACGTACACTAACTTGGTCATGAAGGAACTTGATGTACTCGATGGCTTCGTGAAGAACGGATGCTGTGTCCGTCTATTAAATTCAACAAGAACATAATATCCGGTGAGTTTTTACCGTTCAGAGTCTTAAAAGGTAAAGGTTTAAATTCTACCATATCATTGTCAAAGCTGCTGTGAAGAGGAAAAAAGGTGAAACTAAGAACATACAAAAATTTACCTTTCCAAAAGGTGAAACCAATTGCTGAAGAGCAGTGATGCGGTCCCCTAGCTTTTCCTTCCTAACCTGTTCATATATACATATCAGCTTCATCAATTCTAAAGACTTATTATTAAGAAGGTTAAGCAGTTAgaataaaatgaagaaaaagcaAACTTTGAtactaaatgaaaaataaacacATGATACTACAGTACCTTAAAAGTTGGTAATGGAGATGGAGTCTCAATTCTTTGCCTCTTGAATGCAGGCTCAGAAGAATTTTTCTTCGCGGATGATGCTGCGTCTGGAGATTCTTCTCTCTTGAGCTGCAGTTGAGCAGATTATCACTGTTAAcccacacaaaaataaaaaacctaGCTGGCTAGCCAGCAGTggatttatttataaacttggaaaccattaattaattaattacctTGTTTAATAGAGTATTGGGAGTGTTGGATTTGTCTTCAAATTTTGGCGTTTGATACTGCGGCTGTGATGAAGCAAAAACACCTGCTCTTATGTCATGAAGTGCTTCGGCTGAACCATTCCAGAAAGAAGTGGTGTCGGAAAAGTGCAATCCACTAAGCTGCTGTTTTGGCGTTGAGGGCTTGAGAAGAGAAGAGATTTTGGACCAAGTTGGTGACAGTTCATTGGAACATGTCCCATAGTTTGCGGTAGATGAAGAATAGGACATGGTGGGGTTGGTGAAAAGTGAGTTCTGTGGCTGTGGTTGAGCCTCAGGCTCATATAAGCTTTGTATCAAGGTTGAAGGGTAACCATAGGAGGCTGAAACAACTGGAAAACCATCAGATAATGATCCGGTACTTGTAACAACAGAACTCAGACTTTGCTGATCCAATGAAAATTCTTGGTTCATTGACTTGAAAGCATCAACGGTGGAATCTTGGCCAGCAGCAGATGAGAAATTCTTTGGACTCCAATCCTTTTGGATTTGTGAATCATGGGAAGAACCACCACCCATGCCTGTTTCTTCTTGAAGCACAGAATGAAAATCGCTCCCTCTGCAGAGAAAGAAATTCACAGAAGATAAGGATATGCTTGATAAGATGAAGTTCctttttcaaaagaaacaaggagaaaaagctaaagaaaaacaactttTGCTTGCTTTGGACCGTACTAATAACAACATATATTTGTTTTGGTAGATACCCTATTGTGAAAACTTACAATAAAGATTGATTCCAATTGGATGAAGTTGAAGATGACATGCCAAAACCCATCATTTGTAAGGTGGAATCGATGAGGATGCTACCAGTTCCACTAGCTGAGTCCCTCTGCTGGGGCTTCTCAACATCAAGAAAACTCAGAGAATTATCAGAAGAAATGAAGTTATTAATGTCCTCAGTGCTTTGCCAGGTGCTGTAGTTTCCTGCATCAGCTGCTGCCACGGAACAAGTTGATGACATGAGAGGGAACACACTTCTTGTTGGATTAATATTCCACCAACTTTCACCACAAATAGCAGCTTGAAACTCCTCAGCCATGGCTAGACTTGATGCTATGTGTGTGTTTTATCTGGTGAATCTATGTGTCCTTCTGAATTTGCAGATTTGTTTGTATCTTTGAGCTCTTCTAACACAGTCACACACTTAGAAAGCTTATATGAAAGGTTAGGGAGAGCTTGCGACAATTTATATATGGAACGGTTGAAAGGGTACGGCTAGGGAGATTAGCGGAACGCGGTTGACATTAGAAGAGATGATTtgacaaatgaaaaaaagagaaatacagAATTTTGAATCCAATTCTaattctctttttcaaatataattaattgcCGTTTGTTTATTTGTCTTGGATTTGTTTTCTCTCTGTCttactttttcttaaaaaaatgtgCAATAGTAGTATCTGATGAAGAATGATAATTAATACATCACTGGTGGACATTTGTGTTCCTTATGTGTAAAGTTTCCAGAGTATGATGGTATTCACTATTATCTTCACAGTTGTTGGATCTGTATGCTTTGGATGAATAACATCAAATGCTTCAAATTAtcataaattcaataaatattacaATACTCTCGTACAAATATTAGTATTTGATATGTGTATAaacacataatttaaaatatacgtG
Proteins encoded in this region:
- the LOC137832688 gene encoding transcription factor bHLH112-like isoform X2, with amino-acid sequence MAEEFQAAICGESWWNINPTRSVFPLMSSTCSVAAADAGNYSTWQSTEDINNFISSDNSLSFLDVEKPQQRDSASGTGSILIDSTLQMMGFGMSSSTSSNWNQSLLGSDFHSVLQEETGMGGGSSHDSQIQKDWSPKNFSSAAGQDSTVDAFKSMNQEFSLDQQSLSSVVTSTGSLSDGFPVVSASYGYPSTLIQSLYEPEAQPQPQNSLFTNPTMSYSSSTANYGTCSNELSPTWSKISSLLKPSTPKQQLSGLHFSDTTSFWNGSAEALHDIRAGVFASSQPQYQTPKFEDKSNTPNTLLNKLKREESPDAASSAKKNSSEPAFKRQRIETPSPLPTFKVRKEKLGDRITALQQLVSPFGKTDTASVLHEAIEYIKFLHDQVLSTPYIKNGAPIQHQQDCDNLKESEGRKEDLRSRGLCLVPISSTFPVANESSVDFWTPTFGGAVIGR
- the LOC137832688 gene encoding transcription factor bHLH112-like isoform X1 translates to MAEEFQAAICGESWWNINPTRSVFPLMSSTCSVAAADAGNYSTWQSTEDINNFISSDNSLSFLDVEKPQQRDSASGTGSILIDSTLQMMGFGMSSSTSSNWNQSLLGSDFHSVLQEETGMGGGSSHDSQIQKDWSPKNFSSAAGQDSTVDAFKSMNQEFSLDQQSLSSVVTSTGSLSDGFPVVSASYGYPSTLIQSLYEPEAQPQPQNSLFTNPTMSYSSSTANYGTCSNELSPTWSKISSLLKPSTPKQQLSGLHFSDTTSFWNGSAEALHDIRAGVFASSQPQYQTPKFEDKSNTPNTLLNKLKREESPDAASSAKKNSSEPAFKRQRIETPSPLPTFKVRKEKLGDRITALQQLVSPFGKTDTASVLHEAIEYIKFLHDQVSVLSTPYIKNGAPIQHQQDCDNLKESEGRKEDLRSRGLCLVPISSTFPVANESSVDFWTPTFGGAVIGR